A portion of the Oxynema aestuarii AP17 genome contains these proteins:
- the hemG gene encoding protoporphyrinogen oxidase, producing MSEPANPSTLLDTLVVGAGITGLTLAFDLQQKSSGTAHSAKVLVAESQARVGGRIVTASGDGFLWEEGPNSFAPTPELLQLAVEVGLKDKLVFADGKLPRFVYWQGELMPVPMSPPAIISSKLLTWRGKLRAFFGALGFVPPAMADVGSEETVASFFERHLGREVLQRLVEPFVSGVYAGDPRQLSARAAFGRVARMAEAGGGLVAGAVRTSRQKPKTKVTPDPNVPQPKRGQLGSFRQGLATLPEAIADRLGDAVQLNWHLIRVRPTERHTYIAEFSTPDGPKRVEARSVVLTTPTYVTADLFDPLHGEIARALRGFVYPSVACVVLGYPTSALKRPLNGFGNLIPRNQGIRTLGTIWSSSLFSGRAPEGWNLLINFIGGTGDPAIAELEKDEIVRVVHRDLLKTLLARDVDPKVLAVHLWKRAIPQYCLGHHQRWEQIDRGLQEFPGLYLCGNYSDGVAVGDCVRRARDRAAEIRQYLASATV from the coding sequence ATGAGTGAACCAGCGAATCCATCTACCTTACTCGATACCCTCGTCGTCGGTGCGGGCATTACGGGCCTGACGCTTGCATTCGACTTGCAACAGAAATCGAGCGGCACCGCCCATTCAGCGAAAGTTCTCGTCGCCGAAAGTCAAGCTCGGGTGGGAGGTCGCATCGTTACCGCATCGGGAGATGGTTTTCTCTGGGAAGAAGGCCCCAACAGTTTTGCGCCGACCCCAGAGTTATTACAATTAGCCGTTGAAGTCGGCTTAAAAGATAAATTAGTCTTCGCCGACGGCAAACTCCCTCGCTTCGTCTACTGGCAGGGAGAATTAATGCCCGTTCCCATGAGTCCCCCTGCCATCATTAGCTCAAAACTGCTTACTTGGCGGGGGAAACTGCGCGCATTCTTCGGTGCTTTGGGGTTTGTCCCCCCGGCAATGGCCGATGTGGGTTCCGAGGAAACTGTCGCCTCCTTCTTCGAGCGCCATTTGGGCCGCGAAGTGCTGCAGCGCTTAGTCGAACCGTTCGTGTCCGGGGTCTATGCCGGAGATCCGCGACAGTTAAGCGCCCGAGCGGCATTTGGGCGTGTGGCGCGCATGGCAGAAGCAGGGGGCGGACTGGTTGCGGGAGCAGTCCGCACGAGCCGCCAGAAACCGAAAACGAAAGTCACCCCAGATCCGAACGTCCCGCAGCCCAAACGGGGACAGCTCGGTTCTTTTCGTCAAGGATTGGCGACTTTGCCCGAGGCGATCGCCGATCGCCTCGGAGACGCAGTCCAACTCAACTGGCACTTAATTCGCGTGCGCCCCACCGAACGACACACCTACATTGCCGAGTTTTCGACGCCGGACGGTCCGAAGCGGGTAGAAGCGCGCAGTGTGGTCTTGACCACCCCAACTTACGTGACGGCTGATTTATTCGATCCCCTCCACGGGGAGATTGCCCGGGCCTTACGGGGATTTGTCTATCCGTCAGTGGCTTGTGTGGTGTTGGGATATCCCACTTCGGCGTTGAAACGCCCGTTAAATGGTTTTGGGAATTTGATTCCCCGAAATCAGGGGATTCGCACCCTGGGGACGATTTGGTCTTCGTCCTTGTTTTCCGGGCGGGCGCCGGAGGGTTGGAATTTGTTGATTAATTTTATTGGGGGCACGGGGGATCCGGCGATCGCCGAGTTAGAGAAAGACGAGATCGTTCGGGTCGTGCATCGAGATTTACTCAAAACGCTGCTCGCGCGAGATGTAGACCCGAAGGTGTTGGCAGTTCATCTCTGGAAGCGGGCAATTCCCCAATATTGCTTGGGTCACCACCAGCGCTGGGAGCAGATCGATCGCGGCTTGCAGGAGTTTCCCGGTCTTTACTTGTGTGGGAATTACAGTGACGGGGTAGCGGTGGGCGATTGCGTTCGTCGCGCGCGCGATCGCGCTGCGGAGATCCGCCAATATTTGGCCTCGGCGACGGTCTAA
- a CDS encoding DUF2811 domain-containing protein produces the protein MKANVSILAEIPEELHESLKGYLETHPDWDQDRVFCAALSLFLLQNGESCTPESSRNYHRAARVYLETLFHNPA, from the coding sequence ATGAAAGCCAACGTCAGCATCCTGGCTGAAATCCCCGAAGAACTGCACGAATCGCTCAAAGGATACTTAGAAACTCATCCCGATTGGGATCAAGACCGCGTATTTTGTGCCGCTCTGTCCCTGTTTTTACTGCAAAATGGGGAGAGTTGCACCCCAGAATCATCGCGCAACTACCATCGAGCGGCACGGGTGTATCTCGAAACGTTATTCCACAATCCGGCGTAG
- a CDS encoding CHASE2 domain-containing protein — translation MSVVRGFNKDRWQYGGRVTLTSLIVATLTVVTSGLGVFEFIELNLLDHFFQWRSLEVPDRRITLVTVDEADIEFLQKWPMSDRVLAEAIAHLKVYKPRAIGVDLYRNLAVEPGSDELQEIYRSTPYLIGIEKVVGNKIPPAPTLAHLEQIGFSDIVLDPDGKVRRHLMSIHRNETMKSSLSVQLALLYLKAEGITPEIVDSKTKTYRLGRAVLKPLSSHGGGYSNIDTGGYQMLLNFRGDRDQFTCISLTDVLENRFSRELIHDRVVLIGAIAPSLKDIFHTPYNTKNATFDNRLAMEGPIVHANAISQLLGAALDGRPLLLTVSQIQEKLWIVLWAGLGSIGSFLVLNSKFFKKKKIGIGRILLAEITVGNLGAIATSYWLFLNGWWLPSFTPAIALSAAVLAVAFDYTRQWKNLAFIDGLTQVANRRYFDEYLQQEWRRHASDRKSLSLILCDVDYFKRYNDTYGHLEGDRCLQEVARAIERAVRAGDFVARYGGEEFAVILGNTDAQTALGVADRIRTRVRSLALPHATSEINEVVTLSCGVATSIPDWQSDPSDPIAIADRGLYEAKRQGRDCVSLGSPPVGDRCK, via the coding sequence ATGTCAGTCGTGCGAGGCTTCAACAAGGATCGTTGGCAATACGGAGGGCGCGTTACTCTGACTAGTCTAATCGTCGCTACGTTAACCGTGGTGACCAGTGGACTCGGGGTTTTTGAATTTATCGAACTGAACCTTTTAGACCACTTTTTTCAGTGGCGATCCCTCGAAGTACCCGATCGCCGAATTACCCTCGTCACGGTGGACGAAGCGGATATCGAATTCTTACAAAAATGGCCGATGAGCGATCGCGTTTTGGCCGAGGCGATCGCCCATCTCAAAGTTTACAAACCTCGGGCGATCGGGGTCGATCTCTATCGTAATTTGGCGGTCGAACCCGGTTCCGACGAACTTCAAGAAATTTACCGCTCGACACCTTATTTAATCGGTATTGAAAAAGTTGTCGGGAACAAGATTCCCCCGGCGCCAACTTTGGCGCACTTAGAACAAATTGGTTTTTCCGATATCGTTTTAGATCCCGATGGAAAAGTACGGCGGCATTTAATGTCTATTCATCGGAACGAGACGATGAAAAGTAGTTTGTCCGTTCAACTCGCCCTGTTGTATTTGAAAGCTGAAGGGATTACGCCGGAAATTGTCGATTCCAAGACGAAAACTTATCGTTTGGGTCGGGCTGTTTTAAAACCTTTGTCCAGTCATGGCGGTGGCTACAGTAATATCGATACCGGGGGCTATCAAATGCTCTTGAATTTTCGTGGCGATCGCGACCAATTTACCTGTATTTCCCTCACCGATGTCCTGGAAAATCGGTTTTCTCGGGAGTTAATCCACGATCGCGTGGTCTTGATCGGGGCGATCGCGCCGAGTCTCAAAGATATTTTCCACACCCCTTATAACACCAAAAATGCCACCTTTGACAACCGTTTGGCAATGGAAGGGCCGATCGTTCATGCCAATGCGATCAGTCAATTACTCGGTGCTGCCCTGGACGGTCGTCCCCTCCTGTTAACGGTCAGTCAAATTCAGGAAAAATTATGGATTGTACTGTGGGCGGGCTTAGGTTCGATCGGCAGTTTTTTAGTATTAAATAGTAAGTTTTTCAAGAAAAAAAAGATCGGCATCGGTCGGATTTTACTGGCGGAAATTACCGTCGGCAATCTCGGCGCGATCGCCACGAGTTACTGGCTTTTTTTAAACGGTTGGTGGTTGCCGAGTTTTACCCCGGCGATCGCCTTGAGTGCGGCGGTGTTGGCCGTTGCTTTCGACTATACGCGACAGTGGAAAAATTTAGCTTTTATCGACGGACTGACTCAAGTCGCCAATCGGCGCTATTTTGACGAGTATTTACAACAGGAATGGCGCCGTCATGCCAGCGATCGCAAAAGCTTATCTCTGATTTTGTGCGATGTCGATTATTTCAAACGTTATAACGATACCTACGGACATCTCGAAGGCGATCGTTGCTTGCAAGAAGTGGCACGGGCGATCGAACGGGCCGTGAGGGCCGGAGATTTTGTCGCCCGCTACGGGGGCGAGGAATTTGCGGTAATTTTAGGCAATACCGATGCCCAAACCGCTCTCGGCGTGGCCGATCGCATCCGCACTCGCGTGCGATCGTTGGCACTTCCTCATGCGACCTCGGAAATTAACGAGGTGGTCACCCTCAGTTGTGGGGTCGCCACGTCGATCCCCGATTGGCAATCGGACCCCAGCGATCCGATCGCGATCGCCGATCGCGGCTTGTACGAGGCGAAGCGACAGGGTCGCGATTGCGTCTCCCTCGGCTCTCCCCCCGTCGGCGATCGCTGCAAGTGA
- a CDS encoding response regulator, with protein sequence MKTVLIVEDNPINVQVFSKILTKRGGLAVKHTEDVEEVLQIAHTKTADVILMDVALANSRYQGQPIDGVQITQMLKADPATAALPVILVTANAMAGDREELLAQSGADGYIAKPVIDYQAFLSEILSKIDPK encoded by the coding sequence ATGAAAACTGTTCTCATCGTTGAAGATAATCCGATCAACGTCCAAGTTTTTTCCAAAATTTTGACCAAGCGAGGCGGTTTGGCAGTCAAACATACCGAAGATGTCGAAGAAGTGTTGCAAATTGCCCACACCAAAACAGCCGACGTCATTTTAATGGATGTGGCCTTGGCGAACAGTCGCTACCAGGGTCAACCCATCGACGGGGTGCAAATCACCCAAATGCTCAAAGCCGACCCCGCCACTGCGGCATTACCCGTGATTTTAGTAACCGCCAACGCCATGGCAGGCGATCGCGAAGAACTGCTGGCGCAAAGTGGTGCAGATGGTTATATTGCCAAACCCGTGATCGACTATCAAGCCTTTTTATCGGAAATTCTGTCTAAAATCGATCCAAAATAA
- the cobJ gene encoding precorrin-3B C(17)-methyltransferase, producing the protein MASVLEEFQPIAAIATTPRGVRCLQRLGEDPQMTLWVGEALGEMPRTRVYSGSLKDHLSAIWNETRALVFCLATGAVVRSIAPLLQNKQQDPAIVVIDEGGKYVISLCGGHQRGADRLAESIARQLGATAVLTGASNALGLPGADVLGEPFGWQRGVGDWNAASAAIARSEAVEVVQEVGWKIWQQHLPPSHPFVGEGLKPMPPVADLGARIWISDRRVPTHPEPEIPEIRWHPRVLWVGVGCERGTSARVIETGIERALSQAGLAPEAIAGLATIALKADEIGLLELSRDRHWPLKTFEGSELRAIAVPTPSAVVEAEVGTPSVAEAAALRAAGASEWAEALVVSKQICRIDGEPGAATVAISRARREYSDRPGQLWLVGTGPGSLELMTPAAQMAIAGADAIVGYTLYVDLVSPLLRPGQIVESLPITRERERAERAIALADRGLKVAVISSGDAGIYGMAGLVLEQLAAKGWDGKTPKVEVLPGISAVNAAAARVGTPLMHDFCAISLSDLLTPWEVIEKRLRAAAAADFVVALYNPKSRSRTEQIAIARQILLEERSPDTPVALVRSAYREDERIELTTLDRLFTCEIDMLTTVLIGNRSTRRHGDWIVTPRGYLGFDGPAGSPS; encoded by the coding sequence ATGGCCTCTGTATTAGAAGAATTTCAACCCATTGCAGCCATAGCGACCACCCCACGAGGCGTCCGATGCTTGCAACGGCTGGGGGAAGATCCTCAGATGACCCTTTGGGTCGGCGAAGCCCTCGGCGAAATGCCCCGTACTCGGGTTTACTCCGGTTCTCTCAAAGACCATTTGAGCGCGATCTGGAACGAGACCCGCGCCCTTGTTTTTTGCTTGGCGACCGGGGCCGTCGTGCGCTCGATCGCCCCCTTATTACAAAACAAACAACAAGATCCGGCGATCGTCGTTATCGACGAAGGGGGTAAATACGTCATCAGCTTGTGTGGCGGACATCAACGGGGGGCCGATCGCCTCGCCGAGTCGATCGCCCGCCAACTGGGCGCCACCGCAGTGTTGACCGGGGCATCGAACGCCCTGGGATTGCCCGGTGCGGATGTTTTGGGCGAACCCTTCGGCTGGCAACGGGGGGTCGGGGACTGGAATGCGGCGAGTGCGGCGATCGCGCGCTCTGAAGCGGTCGAAGTCGTGCAGGAGGTCGGCTGGAAGATTTGGCAGCAGCATCTGCCGCCATCTCATCCCTTTGTCGGCGAGGGATTGAAGCCGATGCCCCCCGTTGCCGACCTTGGCGCCCGCATCTGGATAAGCGATCGCCGCGTCCCGACCCATCCCGAACCCGAGATCCCCGAAATCCGGTGGCATCCGCGTGTGTTGTGGGTGGGGGTCGGCTGCGAACGGGGAACCTCAGCTCGCGTTATCGAGACGGGTATCGAGCGGGCCTTATCCCAAGCGGGGTTGGCGCCCGAGGCGATCGCCGGACTGGCCACGATCGCCCTCAAAGCCGACGAAATCGGCTTACTCGAACTGAGTCGCGATCGCCACTGGCCCTTAAAAACCTTCGAGGGGTCGGAGTTGCGAGCGATCGCCGTTCCCACCCCCTCCGCCGTCGTCGAGGCTGAAGTCGGCACCCCCAGCGTGGCGGAAGCCGCAGCATTGAGGGCCGCCGGAGCCAGCGAATGGGCCGAAGCGCTGGTCGTGTCCAAGCAAATCTGCCGCATCGACGGCGAACCGGGGGCGGCGACGGTGGCGATCTCCCGTGCACGACGGGAATACAGCGATCGCCCGGGTCAGTTGTGGCTCGTCGGCACCGGGCCGGGTTCCCTGGAGCTGATGACCCCCGCCGCTCAAATGGCGATCGCCGGAGCCGATGCGATCGTGGGTTATACTCTTTACGTAGACTTAGTATCTCCCTTATTGCGTCCCGGTCAAATCGTTGAATCCTTGCCGATTACCCGAGAACGAGAACGGGCCGAACGGGCGATCGCCTTAGCCGATCGGGGTTTAAAAGTGGCGGTGATTTCCTCGGGAGATGCGGGAATTTACGGCATGGCGGGATTGGTGTTAGAACAGCTCGCCGCGAAGGGTTGGGACGGTAAAACGCCAAAAGTCGAAGTGTTGCCCGGGATTAGCGCCGTCAACGCGGCGGCGGCGCGGGTGGGAACGCCGTTAATGCACGATTTTTGTGCGATCAGCTTGAGCGACTTACTGACGCCGTGGGAGGTCATCGAGAAGCGCTTGCGAGCGGCGGCGGCGGCGGATTTTGTCGTGGCCCTGTACAATCCGAAATCGCGCAGCCGCACGGAACAGATCGCGATCGCGCGGCAAATCTTGCTAGAGGAGCGATCGCCGGATACCCCGGTGGCGTTGGTGCGATCGGCGTATCGCGAAGACGAGCGCATCGAGCTGACGACCCTCGATCGCCTCTTCACTTGTGAGATCGACATGTTAACCACCGTGTTAATCGGCAACCGCAGCACGCGACGGCATGGAGACTGGATCGTGACGCCCCGAGGGTATTTGGGCTTTGACGGTCCGGCAGGTTCCCCCAGTTAA
- a CDS encoding CHAT domain-containing protein translates to MNKDRRSHWTPWRRRRRTIASILLAFLTCLILVSEARGTSNLNLPPESAIAVSESVENPRELFAKGQYAQAARLWEQAATRADDRLDRALSLTYLSLAYRELGDWSAARETISRCFELLETSPSGVREASPQENRREAAILAKATNARASVWFAMGDLEGAVQTWELARDRYAALGDRLGVLGSQINQAQALQMLGDYRQANLLLEEVETQLQQQTDLSLSATGWQSLALAVQHAGEFERARELLEKSHQLFERLNSPNPLATSWIDRGNNAHLLGDDDGAIAYYQKAAATATRPLLRVQARLNHLHLLIPQDRHAEIEALLAVLEPELNALDGGGREEIYARVNYAIAILNDPQQKYYDRLADAGERLGRSFREARQLGDPIAQSYTLGTLGELYERTGQLDSARSLFDRALALALHSHADHIAYRWQWGLGRVLGRTGDLDGAIAAYGEAVNTLQSLRRELVAISQEVQFSFRERVEPIYREFVDLLLQPRPNGAAIAVGEIRESPLRLKQALKTLENLQLIELENFLQQPCLQAKPQPIAGLDRHAAVIYPILLDRRLAIVVSLPDGTLSYHETLVSQTEVEETVEELLRSLNPALSDRKRLQLSEQLYRWLLAPLEPELVRAEIETLVFVLEGALKNLPMAVLYDGERYAIDKYALAVAPGLQLLGDTSLTPHSLQVIAGGLAQGRRGFSPLPGVKLELEKIAAYTETQTFLDEAFTSTMLQKQVEDLPFRVLHLATHGQFSSRREETYILTWDDRLDLEEFSQLLESRQEPYKTPIELLVLSACQTALGDKRAALGLAGVAVNSGARSTVASLWSVHDGSTAMLMEKFYEFLARPQTSKAQALRQAQLFLKEQSSYEHPFYWAAFVLVGHWS, encoded by the coding sequence ATGAATAAAGATCGACGATCGCACTGGACTCCTTGGCGGCGAAGACGGCGAACGATCGCCTCCATCTTACTCGCCTTTTTGACCTGCTTAATCCTAGTGAGTGAGGCTCGTGGAACCAGCAACCTGAATCTTCCTCCAGAATCGGCGATCGCCGTGTCCGAGTCGGTCGAAAACCCCCGGGAATTGTTCGCGAAGGGGCAGTACGCGCAAGCGGCGCGCTTGTGGGAACAGGCGGCCACTCGCGCAGACGATCGCCTCGATCGCGCCTTGAGTTTGACCTATCTGAGTTTGGCCTATCGCGAATTAGGGGATTGGTCCGCCGCGCGGGAGACGATCTCACGATGTTTTGAACTTCTCGAAACGTCGCCGTCGGGGGTTCGCGAAGCGTCTCCCCAGGAGAATCGCCGCGAAGCTGCCATTTTAGCGAAAGCGACCAACGCCCGAGCCTCGGTGTGGTTTGCCATGGGCGATCTCGAAGGGGCGGTTCAGACCTGGGAGTTAGCGCGCGATCGCTACGCGGCCCTCGGCGATCGCCTCGGGGTACTCGGCAGTCAAATCAACCAAGCACAAGCCTTGCAAATGTTGGGAGACTACCGACAGGCAAATCTACTGTTAGAAGAAGTAGAAACTCAACTCCAGCAACAGACCGATTTATCCCTGAGTGCGACGGGGTGGCAAAGTTTGGCGTTAGCCGTGCAGCACGCGGGGGAATTCGAGCGCGCTCGCGAACTGCTCGAAAAAAGCCATCAATTGTTCGAGCGCCTCAATTCTCCCAATCCCCTCGCCACCAGTTGGATCGATCGGGGTAACAACGCCCATTTGCTCGGCGACGACGACGGCGCGATCGCCTATTACCAGAAAGCCGCCGCGACGGCGACTCGTCCCTTATTACGGGTTCAAGCCAGACTCAACCACCTGCATTTACTGATCCCCCAGGATCGCCATGCCGAAATCGAAGCCTTGTTAGCGGTTCTCGAACCGGAACTCAACGCCCTCGATGGGGGAGGACGGGAGGAAATTTACGCCCGCGTCAACTACGCGATCGCGATTTTAAACGATCCCCAACAGAAGTATTACGATCGCCTCGCCGACGCGGGCGAACGGTTAGGGCGATCCTTTAGAGAAGCCCGACAACTCGGCGATCCGATCGCCCAATCCTATACCCTCGGCACCCTCGGAGAGCTTTACGAACGTACCGGACAACTCGACAGCGCGCGATCGTTGTTCGACCGAGCCCTCGCTCTGGCGTTGCACAGTCACGCCGACCATATTGCCTATCGCTGGCAGTGGGGTTTGGGACGGGTGCTAGGGCGCACGGGCGATCTCGACGGGGCGATCGCCGCCTATGGCGAAGCGGTCAATACCTTACAATCCTTGCGCCGGGAACTGGTCGCTATCAGTCAGGAAGTCCAGTTTTCCTTCCGCGAACGAGTCGAACCGATTTATCGCGAATTTGTCGATCTGCTCCTGCAACCGAGACCCAATGGCGCTGCGATCGCCGTAGGGGAGATTCGCGAATCTCCCCTACGGCTCAAACAAGCCCTGAAAACCCTAGAAAACCTGCAACTGATCGAATTAGAAAACTTCTTGCAACAGCCGTGTTTGCAGGCGAAACCGCAACCGATCGCGGGTCTCGACCGCCATGCTGCGGTGATTTATCCGATCTTGCTCGATCGCCGTCTGGCGATCGTCGTTTCCCTCCCGGACGGAACCCTGAGCTATCACGAAACCCTCGTGTCCCAGACCGAAGTCGAGGAAACGGTCGAAGAACTGTTGCGATCGCTCAATCCGGCCCTTTCCGACCGCAAACGCCTGCAACTGTCCGAGCAACTCTATCGCTGGCTGCTCGCTCCCCTAGAACCCGAACTCGTTCGCGCCGAGATCGAAACCCTGGTGTTCGTCTTGGAAGGAGCGTTAAAAAATCTGCCGATGGCGGTTCTTTACGACGGCGAACGCTACGCGATCGATAAATACGCCCTCGCCGTGGCCCCGGGACTGCAACTACTCGGCGACACCTCCCTAACCCCCCATTCCTTACAGGTGATTGCCGGGGGATTGGCCCAAGGTCGGCGCGGCTTTTCTCCCTTACCGGGGGTCAAATTAGAATTAGAAAAAATTGCAGCCTATACCGAGACTCAAACCTTTCTCGACGAAGCGTTTACCTCGACGATGCTGCAAAAACAAGTGGAGGATTTACCCTTTCGCGTCTTGCATCTGGCAACCCACGGCCAGTTCAGTTCTCGTCGGGAAGAAACCTATATTCTCACCTGGGACGACCGTCTCGATCTCGAAGAGTTCAGCCAACTTTTAGAAAGTCGTCAGGAGCCGTATAAAACTCCCATTGAATTATTAGTGTTAAGTGCCTGTCAAACCGCACTCGGGGACAAACGAGCGGCGCTCGGTTTGGCCGGGGTGGCGGTCAACTCCGGCGCCCGCAGTACGGTAGCGAGTTTGTGGTCCGTTCACGACGGCTCGACGGCGATGCTGATGGAAAAGTTTTACGAGTTTCTGGCTCGACCTCAAACCAGCAAGGCGCAAGCACTGCGTCAGGCGCAATTATTTTTAAAAGAACAGTCCTCATACGAGCATCCTTTTTATTGGGCGGCCTTCGTATTAGTCGGTCACTGGTCTTGA
- a CDS encoding DUF928 domain-containing protein translates to MSRQSKVWSAILLGIGLSIAPIAIAPVLARPLAVDLNRFTVLGFFEPPGEGEPEQTEGAGTRPASVGLCPGDLPTENASLTPLVPHRDQALSARERPTFFVYIPETSARQAVFTLRDEGESYYYEQSIAIERSPGVIEITLPADAPGLVADRDYTWFLSVACDRALRPGDPMVSGHVRRVMADPSLSNPGRETSTSVPQEGTAWHAQLTPYLQNHLWYDALAIAAQWRQSPATDNQDRIWEQLLESVGLEKIAGEPRIPLNASSSPR, encoded by the coding sequence ATGAGCCGTCAGTCAAAGGTTTGGTCTGCAATCCTGCTCGGGATTGGACTGAGTATCGCTCCGATCGCGATCGCTCCAGTCTTGGCCCGACCCCTTGCGGTGGATCTGAATAGATTTACAGTATTGGGTTTTTTCGAGCCTCCCGGAGAAGGCGAACCGGAACAAACCGAAGGGGCCGGAACTCGTCCCGCTTCTGTGGGCCTGTGTCCGGGGGATCTCCCCACGGAAAACGCCTCGTTAACCCCATTAGTTCCCCATCGCGACCAAGCGTTGAGTGCGCGAGAACGTCCGACCTTCTTTGTTTACATTCCCGAAACCTCCGCCCGTCAGGCGGTGTTTACCCTGCGCGACGAGGGGGAAAGCTATTATTACGAGCAGTCGATCGCCATCGAGCGCTCCCCAGGAGTCATCGAAATTACACTCCCCGCCGACGCACCGGGATTGGTGGCCGATCGCGATTACACCTGGTTCCTCAGCGTCGCCTGCGATCGCGCCTTGCGTCCCGGAGATCCGATGGTTTCCGGACATGTCAGACGGGTAATGGCGGATCCGTCACTCTCCAATCCCGGTCGCGAGACAAGCACTTCGGTTCCCCAGGAGGGCACCGCTTGGCACGCACAATTGACCCCTTATTTGCAAAATCATTTGTGGTACGATGCGCTCGCGATCGCGGCCCAGTGGCGCCAGTCGCCAGCGACGGACAATCAAGATCGGATTTGGGAACAACTGCTCGAATCGGTCGGTTTGGAGAAGATAGCCGGAGAACCCAGGATCCCACTCAATGCCAGTTCTTCTCCTCGCTAA
- a CDS encoding response regulator transcription factor translates to MAPAKILVVDDDPAIRNLIYRFLSQQEYQMESAEDGKKALESFEKFNPDLVILDVNLPDTTGYQLCQEMQKRTGVFVLMLTSRTDEADKIRGFNLGADDYITKPFSLVELGARVGALLKRQRVVQTAEQPSLTFGAMCIDPVRREVTLNEKPVSLTALEFDLLYFLASHPGRVWRRSELLQEVWDYDYVGDQRVVDVHIGQIRRKIEPDTGSPSLIQTVRGVGYKFEIQSSDRSPEMEV, encoded by the coding sequence ATGGCTCCTGCCAAGATTCTTGTCGTTGATGACGATCCTGCCATCCGCAATTTGATCTATCGCTTTCTGAGTCAGCAAGAGTATCAAATGGAGTCGGCAGAGGATGGAAAAAAAGCTCTAGAGAGTTTTGAAAAATTTAACCCCGATCTGGTGATTCTTGACGTTAATTTGCCGGATACCACCGGGTATCAGCTTTGTCAGGAAATGCAAAAACGCACGGGGGTTTTTGTCTTGATGCTGACCAGTCGCACCGATGAAGCTGATAAAATTCGAGGGTTTAATTTGGGGGCGGATGACTACATCACCAAGCCCTTTAGTCTGGTCGAACTCGGAGCCAGGGTGGGGGCGCTTTTGAAACGACAGCGTGTCGTCCAAACCGCCGAACAGCCGTCTTTGACCTTCGGCGCGATGTGTATCGATCCGGTGCGTCGCGAGGTGACTCTCAACGAAAAACCTGTTTCTTTAACGGCTTTGGAATTTGATTTACTTTACTTTTTGGCCAGTCATCCCGGTCGTGTTTGGCGGCGATCGGAATTGTTACAGGAAGTTTGGGATTATGACTACGTGGGTGACCAGCGCGTGGTAGACGTTCATATCGGCCAAATCCGACGCAAAATCGAACCGGATACGGGGAGTCCTTCACTGATTCAAACCGTCCGAGGGGTGGGCTACAAGTTTGAGATTCAAAGTTCGGATCGATCGCCGGAAATGGAAGTATGA
- a CDS encoding fasciclin domain-containing protein codes for MADIVEIAVSNEGFETLVAAVKAANLVETLKSPGPFTVFAPNDAAFAKLPPGTIQTLLQNIPQLTRILTYHVVPGKLTQAQLKEMPSLTSVEGSPIAIDCSEGFEVKNATVIAADIEADNGVIHAIDTVLLMG; via the coding sequence ATGGCGGATATTGTCGAGATCGCGGTCAGCAATGAGGGGTTTGAGACCCTCGTTGCCGCCGTCAAAGCAGCTAATTTAGTCGAAACTCTCAAAAGTCCCGGTCCGTTTACCGTTTTTGCTCCCAACGATGCGGCATTTGCCAAACTTCCCCCGGGAACGATTCAAACTTTATTGCAAAATATCCCGCAGCTTACCCGAATTCTGACCTATCATGTCGTTCCGGGTAAATTGACTCAAGCTCAACTCAAGGAGATGCCATCACTCACTTCTGTGGAAGGATCGCCAATTGCGATTGATTGTAGCGAAGGTTTTGAAGTGAAAAATGCCACCGTAATCGCGGCGGATATCGAAGCGGATAACGGCGTCATTCACGCGATCGATACGGTGTTGTTAATGGGTTGA